From the Kribbella sp. CA-293567 genome, the window GGATGGTGTGGGACAACGGCATCGCGCCGTCGCTGGTGGTCGCTCACGGCGTACCGGATCAGGGCTACCGGTACGTCGGTGACGAGCGCTCGCTCGGCGTCGCCGTCAACGAGCCCGTCCGGCGCTGGCACGTGGCCGGCCTGGACCTGGTGGCGGAGGTCGCGACCCGTGTACCGGTCGCTGTCTACGGGTTGGGCGCCGACGAGTTGCGCGGCCGGATCGGCGAAGGTCTTGCCGCGGTGGACGACCTGTCCCAGCAGGAGCTGCACCAGCGGCTGGCGCGTCACTTCGCCTACCTGCACCCGTTCCGCTGGACCAGCCTCGGACTGTCGCTGATCGAGGCGATGACGCTGGGCGCTCCGGTACTCGTGAACGGTTCGACCGCGGCCTACGAGGCAGTGGCACCGGGGACCGGCCTGGTGAGCACGAACCCCGACCGGCTGGCGGAGACCGCACGACGGTGGCTGGCCGATCCCGACGAAGCCCGAGAGGTAGGCCGGGCGGCTCGCGACCACGCGCTGCGCGCCTTCGGCCTGATCAGGTTCCTGGACGACTGGGACCGATTGCTGAAAGAGGTTTGCCGATGAGAATTGCGATGGTTTCCGAGCATGCCAGTCCGCTGGCCGTGCTGGGCGGGGCCGACGCCGGTGGCCAGAACGTGCACGTCGCCGCGCTGGCGCTGGCGCTGGCCGAGCTGGGCCACGAGGTCGAGGTCTACACCCGGCGCGACGACGTCAGCTCGGCCGAGACCGTCCCGCTCGGTCCCGGGGTGGACGTGATCCACGTACCGGCCGGACCACCCCGAGCCATTCCGAAGGACGAGTTGCACGCCTACATGCCGGCCTTCGGTGACTGGCTCGCGTCCCGTTGGCTGCGTCGCCGTCCGGAGGTGGTGCATGCGCACTTCTGGATGTCCGGCCTGGCGTGCGCCCAGGCCCGGCGGTCGATCGACTTCCCGTTCGCGCAGACGTTCCACGCGCTCGGAGTGGTGAAGCGCCGCCACCAAGGGGCCGACGACACCAGCCCGCCGGAGCGGCAGCCCGCCGAGAAGCGGCTGGCCTACGTCACGGACGCGGTGATCGCGACCGCCACCGAAGAAGTCCACGAGTTGCTCAGGCTCGGCGCCCGGCCGGAATCGCTGCACGTCGTTCCGTGCGGAGTGGAGCTCTTCGAAGGCACGACGGCCACCGACGGCTGGTGGAACCAGGCCGGCGGGCGGGTCCTCTCGCTCGGCCGGCTGGTCGAGCGCAAGGGCGTGGACACCGTGATCGCGGCGATGGCCGCGCTGCCGGACGCGGAACTGGTGGTCGCGGGTGGTCCGGCCGGGAGCTTCGAGAGCGATCCGGAGGTCCGCCGGTTGCGTCGGCTGGCACAACGGCTCGGAGTAGCGGATCGGGTTCGTCTGGTGGGCGCGGTGACGCGTGACCAGGTGCCCGGGCTGCTGCGCTCGGCCGACGTGGTCGCCTGCACCCCGTGGTACGAGCCGTTCGGGATCGTGCCGCTGGAAGCGATGGCCTGCGCGCGTCCGGTGGTCGGATCGGCCGTCGGTGGACTCCTCGACACGGTCGTCGACGGCGTCACCGGGATCCTGGTGCCACCGAAGGAACCCGGCCGGCTGGCCGAGGCTCTCGGCGGGTTGCTCGCCGACCCCGAACAGCGCCGGCGGCTCGGTCTGGCCGGCGCGACCCGAGTCGCGGAGAAGTACACCTGGGCAGCGGTCGCCGCCGAGACCGAAGCGGTCTACCGGCAGATCACGACCGCCAAATCGATCGTCGTGGGGAGAGCACACTGATGACACGTTTCGGGAGCGTCAGCGAACACCTGGAACATCTCCGGCTGGGACTGGCCAGCCTGGACCGCCAGTCGGCACTGGTCGACAGCTGGGGGCAGCAGCTCACCACGGCGTTCGTCTCCGGCCAGAAACTACTTGCTGCAGGCAACGGTGGAAGCGCCGCCGAGGCCCAGCACCTGACCGCCGAGCTGGTCGGCCGGTTCGAGGGTGACCGGGAGCCGTTGCCCGCGATCGCTTTGCACGTGGAGACCTCGACACTGACGGCGATCTGCAACGACTTCGGGCCGGAGACCATCTTCGCCCGCCAGGTCGGGGCCCACGGCCGCTCGGGCGACGTGCTGGTGCTGCTGTCCACCAGCGGCCGGAGCCCGAACCTGATCGAGGCCGCCAAGAAAGCCAAGGAACGCGGTCTGCGGGTGTGGGCACTGACCGGCCCACGGGACAACCCACTGGCGGAACTGGCGGACGAGACGCTGGCCGTGGAGTGCTCCGCCCCCACGGCGGTCCAGGAGGTTCACCTGGTCGCGGTGCATGCGCTGTGCTCGGCGGTGGAGCGTTATCTGCCGTCGGCACGCTGGGCCGCGATCACGACGGAGGTGTCGCAATGACCGTCCGGGTGGTCGTCGTCGGCGACGTCCTGCTGGACCGCGACATCGAGGGTGACGTCCGGCGGGTCTGTCCGGACGCCCCGGTGCCGGTGGTCGACGTCGACCGGACGACGGAACGAGCAGGGGGTGCCGGGCTGGTCGCGACGCTTCTCGACCGCCCGGGAGTCTCACCGCATCTGGTGACAGCGATCGCGGACGACGAACCAGGCGAGAGACTGCTGGGGCTGCTCGACCGGCGGCTGCAGGTCAGCCCGATCCTCAGTGCCTCCGCGACCCGCTGCAAGACGCGGGTGCGCAGTGCCGGCCAGTCCTTGCTGCGGATCGACGCCGCGCCCACTGCGGAGGTGGGCGACGACTGCGATCTGGCGGCCTTGGAGGCGGCCCTGAACGACGCCGATGTCGTGCTCGTGTCGGACTATGCCGGCGGGGTGGTCAGCCACCCCGAGGTTCGCGCCGCGCTGGAGCGGTGCGCGTTGCGGCGTCCGATGATCTGGGATCCGCATCCGCGGGGCAGCGAACCGGTTCCGGGGGTGACCGTGGTGACGCCGAACCGGAGCGAGGCGGTGCAGTTCGGTACGTCGCAGGAACCGGACCAGCTCGCCGTCGAGCTCCGGGACCGCTGGCGGGCCTGGTCTCTGGCCGTCACCGACGGATGCCACGGGGTCTACGTGGCGGCCGGGGACGGACCTCTGTTCACCCCTGCTCCGTTCCAGTACCAGGGTGATTCCTGTGGGGCGGGGGATCGCTTCGCGGGCACGGTCGCGGTCGAGATCGGCAGCGGCGCGACGGTCAGCACGGCCGTCGAGGCCGCGGTCAAGGACACGGCGGCCTGGCTGGCCCTGGGCGGGGTCACCCCGGCCCCTGAACCCGAGGCCGATCGCGAACCAGGACCACTGGAGGCGTTCGCAGTCGCCGAGAAAATCCGGGCGGCGGGCGGTTCCGTCGTGGCCACCGGCGGCTGTTTCGATATCCTGCACGCCGGCCATATCGCGAGTCTGGAGGCCGCCAGCCGGCTCGGTGACGCCCTGATCGTGCTGGTGAACTCCGACGAGAGCGTCCGGCGGCTGAAGGGCAGCGGCCGCCCGGTGAACTCCGAAGCGGACCGCTGCCAGGTACTGCGCTCGCTGCGCTTCGTCGACGCCGTCGTGGTCTTCGACGGCGACGACCCGATCGCGGCCCTGCGCGAGCTGCGCCCCGACGTCTGGGCCAAGGGCGGCGACTACACCGCCGACATGTTGCCCGAGGCACCGATCATCGCCGGCTGGGGCGGCCGGGTGGTCCTGGTTCCGTTCCTGCCCGGTCGATCCACTACCGCGATCCTCGAAGGAGGACGAATTTCATGAGTTTCGAGCGAGTCGCCGTCACCGGTGGAGCAAGCGGCCTGGGAGCCGCCGTGGTCCGGGCCGTCCGCAAGGCGGGCGGCACCCCGGTCGTGCTGGACCGGCAGAAGCCGGCCGACGACGTGGCCTGGGTCGAGGTCGACCTGAGTGATCCGGCCGCGGCCGAGCCCGCGCTGGCCGCGGCGGAGGAGGCGATCGGTGACCTGACCGGCGTGGTGACCGCCGCCGGCGTCGACGCCTGCGGCCGGCTGGAAGACCTGGACCTGGCCGACTGGACCAAGGTGATCAGCGTCAACCTGATCGGTACCGCGGCGATCGCGAAGGCGGCGGTGCCGCGGCTGGAGCGCTCGGGCGGACGTCTGGTGACCGTGGCGTCGACGCTGGGACTCCGGGCGCTGAGCGACGCGACGGCGTACTGCGCGTCGAAGTTCGGGGTGGTCGGTTTCACCCGCGCGCTGGCGGTGGAGACAGCCGGCCGGATCGGCGTGACGATGCTGGTGCCCGGAGGCATGCAGACGTCGTTCTTCGACGACCGTCCGGAGCAGTACAAGCCCGGACCGGACGCGATGCTGAACGACCCGGACGCGGTCGCGGACGTGGTCATCTACGCGCTGAGCCAGCCGCGCGGAGTGGAGATTCGCGAACTGGTCGTCTGCCCGTCGGTCGAGCCGTCCTGGCCCTGATGCGCGGACCGGTTCTCGTACTGCGAGCGCTCGGCCTCGGCGACGCGCTGACCGGCGTACCGGCGCTGCGTGGACTGCGTCGCCTCTACCCGGATCGGCAACTGGTGCTGGCCGGGAAAGAACCGTTCGGGAGCTGGCTGGTCAGGCTCGGCGTGGCAGACGACAGTGTCGCCACGGCGGGTCTTTCCGGCCGGCCGCCCGGGCGTGGACTCGGGCGGCACCTGGCCGTCAATCTGCACGGCCGGGGGCCGCAGAGTCATCTGCTGCTGCAGTCCGGTGACCCCGACGAACTGCTTGCCTTCGACTGCGCGGCCGCCGGTCACCGGAGCAAGACCCGGTGGCGGGCGGACGAACACGAAGTCGATCGCTGGTGCCGGCTCGTGGCGGAGGCAGGGGGAGCTTGCTCGAGGGACGATCTGCGGTTGCCCCTGGGTGGACGACGCGATGCCGCGGTCGTCGTTCATCCAGGGGCCGCCAGCGTGTCGCGGCAGTGGCCACTGGACAGGTGGCGGCAGGTCGTCCAGGAACTGCGGGGGGACGGGCGGACCGTCGTACTGACCGGAACGGAGACCGAGCTGTGCGCCGAACTGGCGCGGGGGACCGGCACCGAGGATCTCAGTGGCCGGTTGTCGGTGGACGAACTGGCGTCGCGGATCGGATCGGCCGAGCTGCTCGTCAGCGGGGACACCGGAGTCGCGCATCTGGCGACCGCGGCCGGGACCCGATCGGTGACCCTGTTCGGTCCGACTCCGCCGGCCTGGTGGGGCCCGGCCATCGATCCGGAGCGGCACACCGTGCTCTACCGAGGGAGCGGGGTCGGCGATCCGCACGCCGATCAGGTCGACGAAGGACTGCTGCGGATCACCGTGCCCGAGGTGCTACGGGCTGCTCGGAAGCAGTTAGCGAGCGGAACCACGCAACAGTCGAGTCCAGCCCTTCGCGCCAGCCGACCTGCGGCTTCCAGCTGAGCACCTGCTCGGCCAGCGTGGTGTCGGGCCGCCGGACGCCCGGATCGTCGACCGGCCGGTCGACGAACTCGACCGGGGAGCCGGAGCCGGTCGCGGCCACTACGTCGTACGCGATCTGCAACACCGAGCGTTCGTCGGGATTGCCGAGGTTGACCGGGCCCGGGTGGTCACCGAAGGCCATCCGCAGCACACCGTCGACGGTGTCGTCGACGTAGCAGACCGAACGGGTCTGGCTGCCGTCACCGGCCACCGTCAGCGGTTCGCCCGCCAGGGCCTGGCGGATGAAGGTGGGGATCGCGCGACCGTCCTGCGGGCGCATCCGCGGGCCGTAGGTGTTGAAGATCCGGACGATGGCGGTGTCGACTCCCTCGCTGGTCCGGTACGCGGTGGTGAGGGCTTCGGCGTACCGCTTGGCCTCGTCGTAGACGCCGCGGGGCCCGATCGGGTTGACGTGACCCCAGTAGGACTCGGGCTGCGGGTGGACCTGCGGGTCGCCGTACACCTCCGAGGTGCTGGCCAGGACGAACCGGGCGTTGTTCTCCTTCGCCAGGCCGAGCGCGTGCAGGGTGCCGACGGCGCCGACCTTGAGCGTCTGGATCGGCAACCGCAGATAGTCGATCGGCGAGGCGGGGCTGGCGAAATGGAGCACCAGGTCGACGGGGGAGAGGATCCGGACCACCTCGGTCAGATCGGTCGGCAGGCACTGGAAGCGGCCGTCCGAGGCGAGGTGCGCGACGTTGGCCGGCGTACCGGTGATGAAGTTGTCCAGACAGGTCACCTGGTGGCCGTCGGCGAGCAGCCGCTCGCACAGATGGCTTCCGAGGAACCCGGCTCCGCCGGTGACGACCACATGCTTTGCATCCATGCTCCGAGGTACCCCGAGCGAAGCGGTGAAAACGCTTCTCCGGTGGAGGAAGCGGTCGTTTGCCCGGAACCGGCGCCGGGTACAGCGACTCATGACCCGTACAGTCGCTGATGCCCTCGTCGACCGCCTCCGGACCTGGCAGGTACCCCGCGTTTTCGGGTACGCCGGTGACGGCATCGACCCGCTGCTGGCGGCGTTCCGGCGGGCGGACGGCGAGCCGGAGTTCGTCCAGACCCGGCACGAGGAGATGGCCGCGTTCATGGCGACCGGCCACGCGAAGTACACCGGCTGGCCCGGAGTCTGCGTCGCCACCCACGGGCCCGGCGCGATCCACCTGCTCAACGGCCTGTACGACGCCAAACTCGACCAGCAGCCGGTGGTCGCACTGGTCGGTCAGGTGGTCTCCACCGCCCTGGGCAGCGGCTACCTGCAGGAGATCGATCTGCACTCGCTCTTCAAGGACGTCTGCTCGCAGTACGTCCAGACCGCCGTCCGGCCCGAGCAACTGCCGATGCTGCTCGACAACGCGATGCGAACCTCGATCGCGGCGCGGACGCCGACCTGCCTGATCCTGCCGCACGATCTCCAGCGTGCCGACGCGATCGACGACCTGCCGCACGACCACGGCATGGTCCCGTCGGCCGCGGTCGTCGGCAGCCCGCCGAAGGTGGAGGCCGACGCGGACGCCGTACGCCGGGCCGCCGAGTTGCTTCAGCAGGGCCGGAAGGTGGCCGTCCTCGCGGGCCGGGGAGCGGCAGGGGCTGCCGCCGAGATCGCCGAACTGGTCGAGTTGCTCGGGGCCGGAGTGACCGTGTCGCTGCTCGGCAAGCCGGTGCTCGACGAAGGATCGCCTTGGCACACGGGCGTGATGGGGCATCTGGGCACCACGGCGAGCGCGGAACTGCTCGGCGGTTGCGACACCCTTTTCATTGTCGGATGCAACGATCCGTGGACGGAGTTCTACCCGGAGCCGGGCCGGGCGAGGACGGTGCAGCTCGACCTGGAGGCCCGCGTCGTCGCCAGCAAGTATCCGGTCGAGGTGGCGCTGGTCGGCGACGCGGCGACGACGCTGCGAGCCCTGATCCCGCAGTTGCGCAGAACGGCCGACCGGCGGTGGCCGGAGCAGGTCGAGCAGAGCGTGGCACGGTGGCACCGGCTGGCCGAGGAGCGCGCGCAGACCCCGGCCGATCCGCTGAACCCGGAGGCGGTGGTCCGGGCACTGTCCGGTCACCTGCCCGACGATGCGCGGGTCGCCGTTGACGTCGGGTCGGCGACGTACTGGTATGCCAGGCATCTCGCGCTGCCGGCCGGCGTACCGGCTCACGTGTCGAGCTACCTGGCGTCGATGGGCTGCGCGATGCCCTACGGCCTGGCGGCCAAGCTTGATGCGCCGTCACGTCCGGTGGTGGCGCTGGTGGGTGACGGCTCGATGCAGATGAACGGTCTGCTCGAGCTGATCACCGTCGCCGATCGCTGGCAGCAGTGGCCGGATCCACGGTTCGTCGTACTCGTGCTGCACAACCAGGATCTCAACGAGGTCACCTGGGAGCAACGCGAGATGGAGGGCGATCCCCGCTACCCGGCCTCGCAGCGAGTCCCGGACTTCCCGTACGCGTCGTACGCCGAACTGCTCGGTCTGCGGGGCATCCGCGTCGACAAGCCCGACCAGATCGAGGCCGCTTGGACAGCGGCCTTCACCGCCGACCGGCCCACCGTGATCGAAGCCGTGGTCGATCCCGCCGTTCCGCTGCTGCCTCCCGGTCTGGACGACGCCAAGCTGCAGAAGGTCTTCCAGGGCATCGACCAGGAGCCGGACGGGCACGGAGCCCGCAGTCAGGTCCTGCGCAGCCAGGCCACCGAGAACTACCTCGACTAGGACTTGCTGGGATGGGCGACCGCGTCGACGACCTCGGCGGCGACCTCCGACAGCGACCGCTCACTGGTCCTGGCCCGGTGCAGTAGCTGGTCGAAGGCAGCGTCGAGGGTCAGGTCCTCGGTGTAGGCCAGCACTCCCTTCGCCTGCTCGATCACGATCCGGTCGGTCAGCGCGATCCGCAACTGACCGATCAGATGGGTGATCGAGTTCGTCCCCGAGTGCAGGATGACCACGGTGGCGATGTCGGCGAACGCCTGGGCCACGGTCGCGGTACCGGCCGGAACCAGCTCGGCGGGGAAGAACAGGTTGAGGGCGCCGAACGTCTGGCCCCGCCAGCGCATGGGATGCGCGTACAGGCTGTGGTAGCCCTGCGCCTCGAACCGCTCGGCGAACTCCGGCCAGCGGCCGGCGAGCAACGTCGAGTCGGCGGCCACCGGCTCGCCGGTCGCGAGGGTCAGGGCCGCGGGTCCGCTTTCGGTCTGCGCCTGATAGAGCTCGATGCCCTCGGCCCGGTGACTGGTGGCGGCCAGGAACTCCAGTTCCTGGTTGTCCGGCCGGGAGATCACGATGCCGCTCCCGGTCGCGAGCAGGCACCGCTCGCAGCCGGCCAGCAGGTTGGTGATCGTCCCGAGCACGTCGTGATCGGTGACGAGGGCCGACAGCGCGGTCGCCAGTTCCTGGACAGCGCGTTCGGGCAGTTGGGTGTCGAGCCGACTGCTCACTTCTCACCTCCGAAGGTCAGTTCGCGGTCCACCACTTGGCGGGCGGTCTCCACCAGGGTGATGTTGTAGGCATAAGCGTGGGCACGCAGGATCGCCAGCGCGTCGTCGGGGGGCAGTCCCAGCTGGGCCGTGACCATGCCGCAGGCGTGGTGGACCTGCGCGCGGGAGGCCCAGGCTCCTTCGCCGAGTCCCTCCGCCGTCGGGTCGCGGAGCAGCGCGGCGCCGACCGCGTCGGCCACGAACTGCACGGCGTCGATCGGCTCGGGCAGCTCGCGGCCATCGGTCGTGTAGACGCTGATCACCCCGAAGGTCTCACCGCCCGGTCGCATCGGGAACGAGTACATCTGCAGGCCGCCGACCGCCTGCCAAGCGGACCGGGCGAACTCGGGCCAGCGGAGATTGGGCTCGTTCTCCAGCGCCAGGGTGAAGTACGTGCTGTACCGGAAGGCATCCAGGCAAGGGCCTTCGCCGGTCACGTCCTGGAGATCCTCCAACGTCGCCATCACCCGATCAGTGGTCGACAGGGTGGTCCGGCTCGAGCTGGTGTTCTCCACCGTGATCGCCGCGCCGTCGGCACCGAGGATCAGCCGGCTCGCGTCGCACAACCGCCCGGCCAGATGGGCGTCGGTGACGTTGGCGGCGGCCAGCGTCGCGAGCCGCACGAAGAGTTCCGCGCGATCAGTCATCGAAACCAGGCTCCCGTCACAGCCGCCGCTCCCACTCGCCGACCATACCGCCTCCTGGCTCGCGCAGATTCGTAGGTAGGCGAGACAAGTACCCGCAGTCATGCGACGCGGCAGCAGGTTGCGGGGCGGGCGCCGGGGTACAGGCGAGCCATGACAGAACAACCAGGCGAGTACGAGGACCAGGACAGCGAGCCCACCCAGAAGGCTCCCGAGGAAGGCCGTCCGGACGGCACCGTGGCCGACGACGACCAGGACCACGAGCCGGGCGAGCACATCGGGCCGCCCGAGTAGCAGTCGGTGCCGTAGGCATCATTTGGCTCACGGCCGCTGCTCGACCTGGCGGGCGGAACTTCACGGTGACGGTGGCCCGACGCCTCTCGGCGGGCCGTCCCCGGCCGATACCCCGTCATCCGGCCACCGTCACTTCTCGCTCCCTCCGGTGACCCGCGCCGAGGCCTGCCGAAGGTTGGAAGGCCTCAGTACCCAGACCGCATCGCTGGAACCAGGCTCCGGCAAATCCGGTGCATGGTTCGCGGGAACCGGGCCCGGAGTACTGCGTCAGTGGTGAAGAGAGGCGACGACTGTGGACGACCGAGTGGACCCGATGGCGACCGCCGTCGGTCTTCTGATGGTGAGTTACTGGCTGGACGAAGAAGCAGCGACCGACGTACTGCGGGACTGGGCCCGGCAACGCGGCGTCAGCACATCGACGATCGCCGCCAGAGTGATCGAAGCCGCTCGAAGCACCGCCGGGACCGGCTCGGGCACCGGCCCGGCCGACGACGAGTTGACCAGGTGGCTCGGCCCGCGGCTCGACTCGCTGCGAACCCTGGACCGGTCCGGTGAGTGAGTGGACCACCGGCTCAGCGTCGCGGGCGGCGCAGCGCCCGCGCGATCGCCGGCCGCGGACCGGGTGGCTCTTCCGCCTGCACTCCCCGGCGTCCCCACCAGACCCACCAGATCATCGACTGGGCCACCAGGCTGAAGCCGAACCAGAAGTCCTCGATTGGCGCGTGGCCGATCCGCCAGCCGAGAATGGCATCCTCGTCGTAGCGGAAGACGCCCCGGGAGGTGAGCCATTCGTTCGTGAGGAGCTGGAAGAACAAGATGATCGAGTACGAGACCCAGAACGCGCGGCGGCCGAGCAGCCGGGTCCGCAGCACCCAGAGGTCCAGCACGACAGTGACGGCGATGCCCAGAAGTGAAGCCTCGGTGTGAGTCATCTCCGGTCGTCCTCCTCGGCCGCGACGCCTGCCTCGTCGCCCACCGTCCAGCCCCGCACGCTGCGCACGGCCTCCAGCGTCATCACCGACGCCAGTGGCACCACGACGAAGAACAGCAGCTCCTCCAGCGGCAGGCTCGCCAGGGACATCCCCAGCGTGAGCGACTCGTCGAAGACCCAGTGCCCGGCGCGGACGGCCAGGAAGTCCCACAGGGCGAACGGCAGTCCCGCGCACAGCAGCACCAGCCCGAACCGGTACGGCCGGGCGTACACCCGGGTGCGCAACAGCACTTCCAGTGGCAGCGTGGCGACCAGTACGAACACCAGCATGACCACGTACGTCAGTTCACGCATGGCGTCATTCTCGCCGATGCGCCCGAGGCCGCGATGACGAACCCTCGCGGTCCGGCCGGCGAGCTGCGCGGGCTGGCCCGGCGTACGGGAGCGATCTTGAAGGGCCGCGACCTGTCGGCGGCGGCAGCGACGCTGACCTACTTCGGCGCCATCGCCGTCGTTCCGTGGCTGCTGCTCGCCCTGTGGAGCACGACCTGGTTCGGTGGGATCGACGGCGCCGAACGACGGCTGCTCGACCTGCGGGTGCTGGTGCCGCCGGACCTGGGAGGCCGGCCGCGGTACGACGATCTGGTGCACGCCGCGACCCAGCTCGGCGTCATCGGCGCCCTGGTACTCCTGCTCCCGGCATCGTTCTACGGCGAAGGCATCCGACGGGCCTGCCTGACGTTACGGCCGGCTACGGAGCGCTTCACCGGGTGGCGTGCCCGGTTGCTGCTGATGCCGCTGGTCGTGGTCGTGCCGCCGCTCACCTGGGCGATCCTGGCGGTCGGTGACCGGCTGGCACCCCTGTCGCCCGAGGGAGGCGGGGGTGGGCTCGGCAATGCGCTGGTGCGGATCGTGGCGGGCTTCACGATCGTCTGGCTGGCGCTGAGCGTTCTGCTCACGTGGGTGTTCCGGGCTGTCGCCCCGAGCCGGCCACGCTGGTGGGTTGCGGCGGTAGGGGCGCTGGCCACCGGGTCCTGCCTGGCCGGCTTCCTGCACGGGTTCCAGCTGTTCCTGGCGATCCCGATCGATGTCGGGGTTCCGTTCGGCGGGCTCGGAGTGGTCGGTGGGGTCCTCGCCGTCGGGCTGTGGCTCTATGTGCTGCACGTGCTGCTGTTACTGGGCTGGGCGGTCACCCAGGCTCTCGAGGACCGAGTGAGTGCCAACTCCCCGTGGGCCACGGGAGGCGGTCGTGAACAGCTCTGACGGCAGCGTGGTGGATCTGCGGGTCTGGCGGGTGCCGAAGGTGGGGCCGGCCCTGTTGCGGATGGCAGGCGGACGTTCGCGGCTGCGCAGGACTCCCGGCCTGCGGTTCGCCACCTTGCTCGGGACCAGCTCAGGACGTACTTTCACTCCTCGTGACGCCGATCTGCATCATTGGGCCCTGCTGACCGTGTGGGACGAGATCGAAGCCGCTGACGACTTCGGACGCGGCCCCCTGGTCGGCAGCTGGGAGGCG encodes:
- a CDS encoding glycosyltransferase, whose protein sequence is MKILAWHVHAAWMTSFVQGPHEYYVPLLPDRSEDGKGRAQTYHWPASVQELTPAQLAATEIDVVVLQRPRELELFQRWTGRSLGSRGVPAVYVEHNTPRGDVNEWQHVLAARSDIPIAHVTEFNRMVWDNGIAPSLVVAHGVPDQGYRYVGDERSLGVAVNEPVRRWHVAGLDLVAEVATRVPVAVYGLGADELRGRIGEGLAAVDDLSQQELHQRLARHFAYLHPFRWTSLGLSLIEAMTLGAPVLVNGSTAAYEAVAPGTGLVSTNPDRLAETARRWLADPDEAREVGRAARDHALRAFGLIRFLDDWDRLLKEVCR
- a CDS encoding UDP-glucuronic acid decarboxylase family protein; translated protein: MDAKHVVVTGGAGFLGSHLCERLLADGHQVTCLDNFITGTPANVAHLASDGRFQCLPTDLTEVVRILSPVDLVLHFASPASPIDYLRLPIQTLKVGAVGTLHALGLAKENNARFVLASTSEVYGDPQVHPQPESYWGHVNPIGPRGVYDEAKRYAEALTTAYRTSEGVDTAIVRIFNTYGPRMRPQDGRAIPTFIRQALAGEPLTVAGDGSQTRSVCYVDDTVDGVLRMAFGDHPGPVNLGNPDERSVLQIAYDVVAATGSGSPVEFVDRPVDDPGVRRPDTTLAEQVLSWKPQVGWREGLDSTVAWFRSLTASEQPVAPRAR
- a CDS encoding SDR family oxidoreductase gives rise to the protein MSFERVAVTGGASGLGAAVVRAVRKAGGTPVVLDRQKPADDVAWVEVDLSDPAAAEPALAAAEEAIGDLTGVVTAAGVDACGRLEDLDLADWTKVISVNLIGTAAIAKAAVPRLERSGGRLVTVASTLGLRALSDATAYCASKFGVVGFTRALAVETAGRIGVTMLVPGGMQTSFFDDRPEQYKPGPDAMLNDPDAVADVVIYALSQPRGVEIRELVVCPSVEPSWP
- a CDS encoding D-sedoheptulose-7-phosphate isomerase, translating into MTRFGSVSEHLEHLRLGLASLDRQSALVDSWGQQLTTAFVSGQKLLAAGNGGSAAEAQHLTAELVGRFEGDREPLPAIALHVETSTLTAICNDFGPETIFARQVGAHGRSGDVLVLLSTSGRSPNLIEAAKKAKERGLRVWALTGPRDNPLAELADETLAVECSAPTAVQEVHLVAVHALCSAVERYLPSARWAAITTEVSQ
- a CDS encoding glycosyltransferase; protein product: MRIAMVSEHASPLAVLGGADAGGQNVHVAALALALAELGHEVEVYTRRDDVSSAETVPLGPGVDVIHVPAGPPRAIPKDELHAYMPAFGDWLASRWLRRRPEVVHAHFWMSGLACAQARRSIDFPFAQTFHALGVVKRRHQGADDTSPPERQPAEKRLAYVTDAVIATATEEVHELLRLGARPESLHVVPCGVELFEGTTATDGWWNQAGGRVLSLGRLVERKGVDTVIAAMAALPDAELVVAGGPAGSFESDPEVRRLRRLAQRLGVADRVRLVGAVTRDQVPGLLRSADVVACTPWYEPFGIVPLEAMACARPVVGSAVGGLLDTVVDGVTGILVPPKEPGRLAEALGGLLADPEQRRRLGLAGATRVAEKYTWAAVAAETEAVYRQITTAKSIVVGRAH
- a CDS encoding thiamine pyrophosphate-requiring protein, whose protein sequence is MTRTVADALVDRLRTWQVPRVFGYAGDGIDPLLAAFRRADGEPEFVQTRHEEMAAFMATGHAKYTGWPGVCVATHGPGAIHLLNGLYDAKLDQQPVVALVGQVVSTALGSGYLQEIDLHSLFKDVCSQYVQTAVRPEQLPMLLDNAMRTSIAARTPTCLILPHDLQRADAIDDLPHDHGMVPSAAVVGSPPKVEADADAVRRAAELLQQGRKVAVLAGRGAAGAAAEIAELVELLGAGVTVSLLGKPVLDEGSPWHTGVMGHLGTTASAELLGGCDTLFIVGCNDPWTEFYPEPGRARTVQLDLEARVVASKYPVEVALVGDAATTLRALIPQLRRTADRRWPEQVEQSVARWHRLAEERAQTPADPLNPEAVVRALSGHLPDDARVAVDVGSATYWYARHLALPAGVPAHVSSYLASMGCAMPYGLAAKLDAPSRPVVALVGDGSMQMNGLLELITVADRWQQWPDPRFVVLVLHNQDLNEVTWEQREMEGDPRYPASQRVPDFPYASYAELLGLRGIRVDKPDQIEAAWTAAFTADRPTVIEAVVDPAVPLLPPGLDDAKLQKVFQGIDQEPDGHGARSQVLRSQATENYLD
- a CDS encoding glycosyltransferase family 9 protein, whose amino-acid sequence is MRGPVLVLRALGLGDALTGVPALRGLRRLYPDRQLVLAGKEPFGSWLVRLGVADDSVATAGLSGRPPGRGLGRHLAVNLHGRGPQSHLLLQSGDPDELLAFDCAAAGHRSKTRWRADEHEVDRWCRLVAEAGGACSRDDLRLPLGGRRDAAVVVHPGAASVSRQWPLDRWRQVVQELRGDGRTVVLTGTETELCAELARGTGTEDLSGRLSVDELASRIGSAELLVSGDTGVAHLATAAGTRSVTLFGPTPPAWWGPAIDPERHTVLYRGSGVGDPHADQVDEGLLRITVPEVLRAARKQLASGTTQQSSPALRASRPAASS
- a CDS encoding PfkB family carbohydrate kinase, translating into MTVRVVVVGDVLLDRDIEGDVRRVCPDAPVPVVDVDRTTERAGGAGLVATLLDRPGVSPHLVTAIADDEPGERLLGLLDRRLQVSPILSASATRCKTRVRSAGQSLLRIDAAPTAEVGDDCDLAALEAALNDADVVLVSDYAGGVVSHPEVRAALERCALRRPMIWDPHPRGSEPVPGVTVVTPNRSEAVQFGTSQEPDQLAVELRDRWRAWSLAVTDGCHGVYVAAGDGPLFTPAPFQYQGDSCGAGDRFAGTVAVEIGSGATVSTAVEAAVKDTAAWLALGGVTPAPEPEADREPGPLEAFAVAEKIRAAGGSVVATGGCFDILHAGHIASLEAASRLGDALIVLVNSDESVRRLKGSGRPVNSEADRCQVLRSLRFVDAVVVFDGDDPIAALRELRPDVWAKGGDYTADMLPEAPIIAGWGGRVVLVPFLPGRSTTAILEGGRIS
- a CDS encoding GAF and ANTAR domain-containing protein; translated protein: MSSRLDTQLPERAVQELATALSALVTDHDVLGTITNLLAGCERCLLATGSGIVISRPDNQELEFLAATSHRAEGIELYQAQTESGPAALTLATGEPVAADSTLLAGRWPEFAERFEAQGYHSLYAHPMRWRGQTFGALNLFFPAELVPAGTATVAQAFADIATVVILHSGTNSITHLIGQLRIALTDRIVIEQAKGVLAYTEDLTLDAAFDQLLHRARTSERSLSEVAAEVVDAVAHPSKS